The genomic DNA AATTTGTAggaatataaacataattatataataaaattaatagtaATTAATACTgttacatttataatatcatatatatatatatatatatatatatgtatatatttatttatttatttatttatttaattatcaCTTGggtgatataaatattggGTGCTCCTCGTTTTCTTTCCATAAGTAAAAATTTGTATCAGTCAAGGTTATAATTAAATACTTAATGAGAGTATTTCTTTTTACACATACTAATGTTTTAAAACTTTTATAATccttaaataaaaagaaaagaaaaaattgatattattaagaatgcggtctctttttattataattaataaaagaataaataaataaataaatatatatatatatatatgtgtatgctcttcaaatattaattttttttttttttttttttttttttacatcatTTATCTTATTGATAATAGAATAGTTCTTATCTTTTTGCATACATCCATATAAGTTACCAACTATATATTCACCTTCCTCCTGAATagaatataacaaaataatataatatataaaaacgcAATAGAGGTaacttaaataatatatatatatacatatattttgatgTCTATGTACAGAGAAAGCGAAAAAAGAAGACACATTAGCATTTAGTTccataaaatgaaaatatgtatatccaAGTGAATActctataaaaaaataaaagaattcaAATttgtcacatatatatatatatatatatatatatataatatttgtcaTATATTAGTTgcttcaaaaatatatatattatattttttttttttttttttttttaatataaaaccAAATAAGAtctatttaatttattttatgtatataaaaaaaagtataaataaaCCTTATGTTTGACAATAACGTTTGTATAATTTACCTGTATTTGGTCTTGTACTATTAATTTTGAAAATAGGTTTATACCCATATAACTCATCAGCTAATTCcttatccttttttttcatattaatttttgGTTCTGCTATTTCAATATTAGTTGCATCCCATATTAATATTGATCCATCGACTATGAAGagaaaaaatgtataaaaagaGTTAGAACAtaacaaacaaataaataataattattaaaataataataataataataataatcacatatatgattatttacCAGATATAGAAACTAACAAATGACAATTCTTTTGATTACTAATAGATATTTTCTTctcatttaatattaaagttttatcatttaaaaaaattaaagatgtTACTTCTCTTTTATGGGAATGTTCTATACTACTAAATAAATAAGGTTCTATGTTTACAGTTTTCTCATCtaaatagaaaaagaaatttaattgtttatattttgatcAAAAATGTTTCATGTAAgacttataattatttattttattattattattattgttttttaGTACTAATTTTAGAATTCAATACAGATATTCCATTAAAATTTGGTGGTAACTTCCAAATTACTAACTATAAAGATTAGGAAATTTTGGATGTGTAAAATTGTGTGtccatataaacatatacatatatatatatatatatatatatatatatatatatatatatatatgttatgaagaaaaataatgaCAAACCAGGCCATTGCTACATCCTGCAATAACTAAATTGtaatcattttcatttacaATGGCACTTGAGATTTGCTAAAaattagataatatatatgtgaatgtagaaatatatatttaatattattaaatacgatatgtatatatatatatatatatgtatatttttatttttgatattACATATGGTGATATTAAAGCATATAAAgggtttatataattattatatgaccATATTAGAATATAGCTATCTGTATTAACACCTTCAATAAAGttgtcatttttattattatttatataaatgatgaatatcaaataatttattaaagatAGATATAAAGTGAATAAAACAACTTTGTCTGTAGTATATTTAACAtctgtataaataaatattttatttaaatatttaatattcttaaaagataaaatatcaCTACTTTGTAAATTTTGTTCTTGTTCTTTTTGTAATATGATGATATTTTCTATTATGGATTTTTCAATAATAGGAAAAACTTTATGAAGAAATTTTTCTAGATTAATTGATTTCAATATATCTTCTTTggttttatttaaaaattcaatattatattgtatacCTAAGTTTTTGAAAACGGCTTTATATGTTTGTGTATTTTTATCATGAAGTACAATGGAATTTGTTGAATAAAAGTCTAGAGTTTTTTCTTGTACCACATTTCTTatctaaataatatatatatatatatatatatatatatatgtatatgttatatgtatgtaataaaagattagaaatattatgtatcaatataatatatatgcatattttaCCGTCATATTACTTTTAATTGATGTGTATTTATCACATTCTACAAATTCATGTTGACTGTTTTTTACTTTGTctcttttgatatatataatttttttgaattttttccTGTTTTGAATAGtatgtgtattatttatctcttttcttatttcttcttcatttgatgaaatatatgtttttggttttataaaaatacaattcAGTTTTTCTGTGTCTTCAAAACTGCTGTTTCTGTTATAATctgtttctttatttatatcaaatgTGTTAGTTGTATTTTGATACTTCTATAAAAttagtaataaaatatttattataatatagtaAAAAAGGTAAACTTAggaataaatttatttaaatttatattaatggCAAAGGttaagaaaacaaaaatataaacacttAAAAATAGTGGGACCTCTAATAAGTAGGAATAGGTGTTTGTGTCGAAAATAATTGAATATGTATTTTTCTCATCATTTTGTAGCATTAAAATATCATCAAATGTGTAATcct from Plasmodium sp. gorilla clade G2 genome assembly, chromosome: 10 includes the following:
- a CDS encoding dynein intermediate chain, putative — encoded protein: MKNKNVLHIDKKEKYNEPKENIKKKKEVIKKNEVPKKNEINKKKLDIDIKNRTDSDYKNKRDKEGFENKSVSNEIKYKTTDTDKKNQQLKNSILFDVHITNKDVETKGDMKISQTDVNSFIRIFFQTFLFSAVNLKIDKDVKHMLEINLSKELSDIIFNKSSSVLINKNYFYTLLQKFFKSEEYLSIKNSLTDYTFDDILMLQNDEKNTYSIIFDTNTYSYLLEKYQNTTNTFDINKETDYNRNSSFEDTEKLNCIFIKPKTYISSNEEEIRKEINNTHTIQNRKKFKKIIYIKRDKVKNSQHEFVECDKYTSIKSNMTIRNVVQEKTLDFYSTNSIVLHDKNTQTYKAVFKNLGIQYNIEFLNKTKEDILKSINLEKFLHKVFPIIEKSIIENIIILQKEQEQNLQSSDILSFKNIKYLNKIFIYTDVKYTTDKVVLFTLYLSLINYLIFIIYINNNKNDNFIEGVNTDSYILIWSYNNYINPLYALISPYQISSAIVNENDYNLVIAGCSNGLLVIWKLPPNFNGISVLNSKINEKTVNIEPYLFSSIEHSHKREVTSLIFLNDKTLILNEKKISISNQKNCHLLVSISVDGSILIWDATNIEIAEPKINMKKKDKELADELYGYKPIFKINSTRPNTEYSLGYTYFHFMELNANVSSFFAFSEEGEYIVGNLYGCMQKDKNYSIINKINDDYKSFKTLVCVKRNTLIKYLIITLTDTNFYLWKENEEHPIFISPKSNEIYSCCEFSQTKISVIFIGKINGHIEIWNLSEQKNHCIYSLTISSYSLTCVSIFQNIDSNIFNSYVHKTKEEKKNKDDNDDINYDDYDDIIDTNEYLMNMYKYSYNKIIIGDSSGCVFVYEIEDNLLNSSKEEMEEFLLWIENRIYLNKQKLKRQLELCKEKENMMNKEEKNTNERKEQLKNKLDEEYKNSYEKYKSYLLGNKI